CAAAAGAGGCTAATGTATATCCAATAGATTTACATTAGCCTTCTTTTTTGTTAAAATAGTCTATAGAAAGAGGGTGAGAGTATGTCAAAGACGAGTATGAGCATCCGTCTGGATAGTGAAGTTAAGGAGCAGGCCCAACAGGTGTTTAGTAATCTGGGAATGGATATGACAACGGCTATTAATATTTTCCTTCGTCAGGCTATTCAATATCAGGGATTACCTTTTGATGTTAGACTAGACGAAAATCGGAAGTTGCTTGAGGTATTAACGGATTTAGACAAAAATCGTAATATGAGCCAATCCTTTGAATCAATCTCTGACTTGATGGAGGATTTGCGTGCTTAAGATGCGTTATCATAAACAGTTTAAAAAAGATTTTAAGTTGGCTATGAAGCGTGGTTTGAAGACAGAATTATTAGAAGAAGTTTTAAATTTTCTTGTTCAAGAAAAAGAACTTCCTGCTAGATATCGTGATCATCAATTGACGGCATCCAGGCATTTTCAAGGAGTTCGTGAGTGCCATATCCAGCCAGATTGGCTTTTGGTTTATAAAGTAGACAAGGAAGAATTGATTTTAAATTTGCTGAGGACAGGTAGTCATAGTGATTTGTTTTAATAAATTTTAAGGGGGTTCTCATGAAACTAAGAATATTCGCGGAAGATAAGCCGGCTGAGAAGGTATTTGAATATCAATTAGAACTTGCTGATCGTACAATTCTTCTATCGACAGCACTCTTGTCAGGTACTGTTCACTAGCAGGGCTACTTTCTGCATTGAAAGAAAAATAAAAATAGAAAAGAGAAAACAACATGGTTTTACCAAATTTTAAAGAAAATCTAGAAAAATATGCGAAATTATTGGTTGCGAACGGAATTAACGTGCAGCCTGGCCACACTTTGGCTCTCTCTATAGATGTGGAGCAACGTGAGTTGGCTCACTTAATTGTCAAAGAAGCTTATGCCTTGGGTGCGCATGAGGTTATTGTTCAGTGGACAGATGATGTCATTAACCGTGAGAAATTCCTCCATGCGCCGATGGAGCGTTTGGACAATGTGCCAGAATATAAGATTGCTGAGATGAACTATCTTTTGGAAAACAAGGCTAGCCGTCTTGGAGTTCGTTCATCTGATCCAGGTGCTTTGAACGGTGTGGATGCTGACAAGCTTTCAGCTTCTGCTAAAGCTATGGGACTTGCCATGAAGCCAATGCGAATCGCAACTCAATCTAACAAGGTTAGTTGGACTGTAGCAGCCGCTGCTGGACTCGAGTGGGCTAAGAAAGTCTTTCCAAATGCTGCGAGCGATGAAGAAGCAGTCGATCTCCTTTGGGACCAAATCTTCAAAACTTGCCGAGTCTATGAAGAAGATCCTGTTAAGGCTTGGGAAGAGCATGCAGCTATTCTCAAGAGTAAGGCCGATATGCTCAATAAAGAACAATTTTCAGCCCTTCACTACACAGCGCCAGGAACAGATTTGACACTTGGTTTGCCGAAAAACCATGTTTGGGAATCAGCTGGTGCTATCAATGCACAGGGTGAAGGATTCTTGCCAAATATGCCGACAGAAGAAGTCTTCACAGCACCTGACTTCCGTCGTGCAGATGGTTATGTCACTTCTACAAAACCGCTTAGTTATAACGGAAACATTATTGAAGGTATTAAGGTGACCTTTAAGGATGGACAAATCGTTGATATCACTGCTGAGAAGGGTGATCAGGTCATGAAAGACCTTGTCTTTGAAAATGCGGGTGCGCGTGCCTTGGGTGAATGTGCCTTGGTACCAGATCCAAGCCCAATTTCTCAGTCAGGCATTACCTTCTTTAACACCCTTTTCGATGAAAATGCGTCAAATCACTTGGCTATCGGTGCAGCCTATGCAACTAGCGTTGTTGGTGGAGCGGAGATGAGCGAAGAGGAGCTTGAAGCTGCAGGGCTTAACCGTTCAGATGTTCACGTAGACTTTATGATTGGTTCTAACCAAATGGATATCGATGGTATCCGTGAGGATGGGACACGTGTACCACTCTTCCGTAACGGAGATTGGGCAAATTAAGGAGATAATATGTTAGGAAGTATGTTCGTTGGTCTCCTAGTGGGATTTTTAGCAGGTACTCTAACCAATCGTGGAGAGCGAATGGGATGTTTTGGAAAAATGTTTCTAGGCTGGATTGGTGCCTTTATAGGCCACTTGCTTTTTGGGACTTGGGGACCGATAATAGCAGGAACTGCCATTATTCCGGCAGTACTAGGTTCCATGATTGTCTTAGCGATTTTCTGGAGACGAGGAAGTTAATTTCTTAAATCTGATACTCAATGAAAATCAAAGAGCAAACTAGGAAACTAGCCGCAGGTTGCTCAAAGCACTGCTTTGAGGTTGTAGATAGAACTGACGAAGTCAGTAACATATATACGGCAAGGCGACGTTGACGCGGTTTGAAGAGATTTTTGAAGAGTATGAAACGAAAAGGAGGTTGGTCATTGTACCAGCCTCCTTTTGAGTATGATATAATAGTTCTATGAGATTAGATAAATTTTTAGTTGCCTGTGCTGTGGGGAGTCGGACTGAGGTCAAAAACTTGCTCAAGTCTGGGCGCGTGACGGTAAATGGTAAAAAAGAAAAGTCAGCTAAATTGCAGATTGATGAAGAAAGAGATGAGATTCGCTTTGATGGGCAAGTGTTGGAGTATGAAGAGTTTGTCTACTACATGATGAACAAGCCCAAAGGAGTTATCTCAGCGACTGAGGATCCCAAGCACAGAACCGTTCTGGACTTGCTGGATGATATTGCTCGGAGCAAGGAAGTTTTCCCAGTAGGACGCTTGGATATTGACACGCATGGTCTTTTACTCTTGACCAATGACGGCAAGCTTGCCCATGCTCTTCTTTCACCCAAGCGTCATGTGGATAAGACGTATCTGGCTCAGGTCAAGGGAATTATGACCCAAGAAGATGCGGAGACATTTGCCAAGGGAATTCCTCTTAAGGATTTTACCTGTCAGCCCGCTAGACTGGAGCTTGTGTCTGTAGATACAAAAAAGAATCAAAGCCAAATCCGTGTGACCATTGCAGAAGGGAAGTTTCATCAGGTCAAGCGTATGGTGGGCTACTGTGGCAAGGAAGTAGTAGACTTGCAACGTTTGACTATGGGAACGCTAGTATTGGATGAGAACTTGCAGAGAGGAGAATGGCGTCGCTTGACCAAGGAAGAATTAGAAGATCTCCGTGCAAGTATTGCTTAGTTTGGTTTATATTCGAAAAGGTGAGGAAGAATGTCCTTGCCTTTTATGTTTTTCAGTTGCTTCCTTTGTGAAAAGAGTTATAATAGACTGTAGAATAAAAGGAGGAATCTATGAACGCGATTCAAGAATCATTTACTGATAAACTATTTGCCAACTATGAAGCAAATGTTAAATACCAAGCGATTGAAAATGCTGCTAGCCACAACGGGATTTTTGCAGCTCTAGAACGCCGTCAAAGCCATGTAGACAATACACCTGTTTTCTCATTGGATTTGACCAAGGACAAGGTAACCAACCAGAAGGCTTCTGGTCGTTGCTGGATGTTTGCGGCTCTCAACACCTTCCGTCACAAACTAATCTCGCAATACAAATTGGAAAATTTTGAGTTGTCACAGGCCCACACCTTCTTCTGGGACAAGTATGAGAAATCCAACTGGTTCTTGGAGCAAGTCATTGCGACTGCAGACCAAGACTTGACGAGTCGTAAGGTTAAATTCCTACTCCAAACTCCACAACAAGACGGAGGTCAGTGGGATATGGTCGTTTCTCTCTTTGAGAAATACGGTGTCGTGCCCAAGTCAGTTTATCCTGAGTCTGTTTCATCTAGTAGCAGCCGTGAGCTAAATGCAATCCTTAACAAATTGCTTCGCCAAGATGCTCAAATCTTGCGTGACTTGCTTGCTTCTGGCGCAGACCAAGTGACTGTTCAAGCTAAGAAAGAAGACCTCTTGCAAGAAATCTTTAATTTCCTTGCTATGTCATTGGGTCTTCCACCACGTAAATTTGACTTTGCTTATCGCGATAAAGATAACAACTACCAAAGTGAAAAGGGCATTACACCACAAGAGTTTTACAAGAAATATGTCAATCTTCCTCTAGAAGATTATGTTTCTGTTATCAATGCTCCAACTGCTGACAAGCCTTACGGCCAATCTTACACAGTTGAGATGTTGGGAAATGTAGTTGGTAGCCGTGCAGTTCGCTACATCAACGTACCGATGGAGCGCTTGAAAGAGTTGGCAATTGCTCAAATGCAAGCAGGTGAGACTGTTTGGTTTGGTTCAGATGTCGGTCAGCTCAGCAACCGTAAAGCTGGAATCCTTGCGACAGATGTTTATGACTTTGAATCAAGCATGGACATTAAACTCACTCAAGACAAGGCTGGACGTTTGGATTACAGTGAGAGCTTGATGACCCACGCCATGGTCTTGACAGGTGTGGATTTGGATGAAAATGGCAAGTCAACCAAGTGGAAGGTTGAAAACTCATGGGGAGACAAGGTTGGTACAGATGGTTACTTTGTTGCTTCAGATGCTTGGATGGACGAATACACTTATCAAATTGTTGTTCGTAAGGAATTACTAACAGCAGAAGAACTAGCTGCCTATGAAGCAGAACCAATCGTCCTTGCACCATGGGATCCAATGGGTGCCTTGGCATAATAAATGAGATATAAAAAGAACGGTTCTATAATTTTTAGGGTTGATGGAAATTTTCCACCAACCCTATTTTAGTGTATACAAAAAGGCCAACATCCATTATATTAAAAGCGCCTAAACCTAACACAAAAGGATGATGACCATATGAACAATATACTAGAAGCTACGCTACAAATCAAAGATAAAAACATGATTTGGGATAATAACGTTCAAGAGAAGATATTTAAAAAGAGAAAATCTCTATTTTATTCAGCTACATATACGCATAAACCAGAATTTTGTACTGTCTGTGGATGTGTTAGCCAAAATAATAATATCGTAAAAAACGGCACGAAAACTTCTCGTATCACTCTCTGTTCTGTTTCAGGCCTACCGGCCTACTTAAATCTACGCAAGCAGAGATTTCTCTGTAGAGAATGCGGCTCTTCATTCACCGCAGACACTAGTCGAATCGTAGAAAAACACTGTCATATCTCTAAACGATTAAAAAACGAAATCAAATCAAAAATAAGTGAAACAGTATCTGAAACATATATCGCAAAAGAAACTAATGTATCAGTTCATACTGTAAGACGTATCATAGATGATACAGCACGATTATTAACGATTAAACCATTACATGATTTACCTGAGCATTTGTGTTTTGATGAATTTAAATCTGTTAAATCTTCCGATTGCAATATGAGCTTCATTATTTTTGATAGCACTACACACAAGTTGGTCGATGTTGTACGAGATAGAAAATCTTACAGTTTGAAACAATATTTTTATCGTTTTGAGCCTAAGACTAGATTAAAGGTGAAAACTATCTCCATCGATATGTACTTGCCATACATTCAATTAATAAAAGAAATGTTTCCTAACGCAAAAATTATCATTGATCCTTTTCACATTGTACAAGCCTTGAATAGAGAATTAAATAGAACTCGGGTACGTATCATGAATCAGCATCGTTATAAAAATCCTAAATTATATCGAAAGTTAAAATACTATTGGAAGTTAATTTTAAAGAACTCTAATGAACTTCAGAACTATAAATATAATCGTTATAAGCTTTTTGAAAGCTTCATAACAAGTAAAGGAATCGTAGATTATATCTTAGAAAAAAATCCATCTCTTAAAAATGATTATGAGGTTGTATATTCACTTCGTGAATGTATACAGGATAGAGATTATATAGAATTCAAGGAAACGATTGAAGCAGCTACGCAATTAGACCTATCTCCTGGTTTAAAAAGAGTTTTAAAGACTCTTATGACTTACTTGCCATATATTCAAAATACTTGTGAGTATCCAACTAGAACAAATGGCCCTATTGAAGGAATAAACAATAAAATAAAAGCGCTTAAAAGAAATGCCTACGGCTTTAGAAACTATTACCATTTTAGAAATAGGATTATTTTAATAACAAAAATGTTTGGCCCAAAACAAAAAGGAATTAAGCAACAATTAGTTGTTTAATCCCTTCCTAAATTTCTTCATCAACACTATTTGACAAAGAGCCCTTTTTTAGTGCTCAAAATAGCACTAAATTTTAAATGGATTTGGTGTTCAAAAAATATAATCAAATGCAACAAACTAATTTCATTTTTAATAGGCACAATTAATTTTAGAAGATAGTACGAAAAAATATTGACTATTTTCTTTAGAAAGTGTAAAATTTAGATAGATTATTTAAAATGAGGTTTTTTTATCTTGTCTATATTAAAGAAGAAAGTTAATATGTTTAGTGTACTATTGAATGTGGTATTAATAGCTATTATAGCTATTGGAGTGCTATTTTTCTTACCTAAGGAACATAAATCAGAAGTCAAATCGTCAATTAATATCGAAAGTATTGAAAAAGTGAATGAAGTTGTATTTTTGAATGCGGGAATTAATGAAATTATTTCTGAAACAAAAACAACTCAAGTTTTTGGGTTTGATGTGCCGTTCTCTAAAAAAGCAGCATTAGTAATTTTAAATTATAAAGCTAAATTTGGAATTAAAAGTAGTGTAAAGGTTGAACAAATAAGCGAAAAAGAATATAAGGTTATTGTTCCAAAATTGGAAGTAATTGGTGTTGAACTTTCAAAAGATAATCCTTATGATTTATATGATAGTCATGGAGAGTTATTAAGTGGAACTACAGAAGATATTGATACTGGGAAATTGGTCGCTAACCAACTTTCTAGTGATAAACAAGCAGAGTATTTAGATAAATTTAAGAGTGAAATTAAAGAATCTGCAATCAATTATTATAAAACAATATTTTCTTCAATGGATTCTGAAGTAAAAGTAACTATAGAATTTACAGAATAATTTTTGAAATACAAAACCCTGGCCATCTCTGGTCAGGGTTTTGTGTGGTTCTATAATTTTTAGGGTTGATGGAAATTTTCCACCAACCCTATTTTAGTGTATACAAAAAGGCCAACATCCATTATATTAAAAGCGCTGAAACCTAAAACAAAAGAATGATGACCATATGAACAATATACTAGAAGCTACACTACAAATCAAAGATGCACACAATGAAGGTGTTACATTCCATTTCTTAGAGAATATTAAAGAAGTATTGCGTGATGAGAGTGGGAAAGTAACTGGTGTAAAGGTTATTACAATGGAACTTGGTGAATCAGATGAAAGTGGAAGAAGATCAACGCATGAAGTGGCAGGTAGTGAACATATTATTCCATGTGACCTTGTCGTTGCAGCAATTGAACAAAAGTAGACTTTAGTGTTCTAGATGAAAGGTAAAAATTTGACTTTCGGTCAACATCAGAATACAATAGAAATGAACTAATAACAGGGGATGCATATTTAGGTCCTCAATCTATCGCAACCGCAATTAAAGGCGGGTGAGAAGTTGCGACAGAAGTACATGAGTCGTTTAAAGAAAACACATAAATAACTTGTGGTGCCTTTCGTTTTTTTACTGGTGGGAAAATTAAGGAACTATAGTTATAAATCCTTTAAGATATTAATATATTAACATGCGTATATTTATGGGAAGATTAAATAGAAATATTTGATATTAGCAAGAATATCTACATCCTATAACAATACAAGTATTAATATATTCATAAAATATTAGGAGGAGAAATAATGAACAAGAAACTATTATCAGGCTTATGTGCAGCAGTACTCTTATCAGGTTTAGTAGGATGCGGACCTAAGGAGTCAAAACAAAATACCACAACAAGTACTTCTACAATAGAAACAAAAAATAACACAACAAATAACTCTGAAGTAACAGAGAAGAACTTCAAAGACTTCCCAGAGACAGATGAAAAGTACTTCACATATGATGAATGGCAAGAAGGTTATGTCATCTATAGTTGTACTTCTGACGATAAGGTTGTTCGTGTACCAAAGGAAATTAAAGGTAAACTTGTTATCGCAATTGGAGAACGTGGTCTTGCGAACTTGAAACATTGTGAGGCAATCGTTTTACCAGATACAGTACGATATATTGGAAAAGGTGCGTTTGCGATTGACAATAAGTTAAAGTATGTCCACTTTGGTAAGTCAATAGAAACAGTAGAAGATGATGTTTTCAACTCTGACAGTTCATTAGAATCAGTTGTATTCCCAGAAGGAACAAAGAGTATTGGAATATTAGTATTCTGGGGGACATCATCAATTAAATCTATTACAATTCCAGCAAGTGTAACAGAAATTACAGAATACTTCTATTTTGTGGATAACTGTAACCCAGATGTAGAAATCCATACACCTAAGGGATCAAAGGCAGAAGAAGTAGCTAAAGCAATGCAACTTAAAGTAGTAAATGACTAAAGGGGAATAGTATGAACAAGAAATTACTATCAGGCTTAGGGACTGACCCCAAAAAGTGAGAATTTAATAAAAACACCCTAGGGCTACCGTCTTCGGTATTCAACCGGAGACAGGTAGTCCAATTTTTGTTGGATTCTTTTTTCATTAGGTTCTTCATCAACACTATTTGACAAAGAGCCAAAAGAATCAGGTGATAAACCTGATTCTTTTTTTGTTTGTACATTCTCACCAAGATTACATGATACCGAAGAAACGAGCTGCGATACCTACTGCAAAGAGTGCAAGGATGATTGAGATTGGTGATACTTTTTTCTTAAGCAACCACATGCAAAGGAAAGTAAGGAGAAGTCCCATCAATCCTGGAATCAATGAGTTCAACTGACCTTGAAGGGTTTGTGGTTGAATCTTATCTAGGCTCAATCCACCAAGGGCTTGACCAAGGATACCTTTCAATTCAGCACCTGATACAGGACCTTCTGGGAAGTTGATGTAGGCACCTTCAGCCAATTGTTTACCAGGAAGGTTAACTGTGAAGTTGATCGATACCCAACGTTGTACAAGGACGGCAAGGATGAACATACCAAGGATAGAAGCACCTTTAGTGATGTCTTTCAAGATACCACCAGACATATCTTTAGTGATTTCAGATCCAGCCTTGTAACCAAACTCTTGTGTGTACCATAGGAAGGCCATACGGATAGCATTCCATCCGAAGAAGAAGAGAAGTGGACCAACCAAGTTACCAGATGCAGCAAGTGATGCACCAAGAGCTCCAAGGATAGGACGAACTGTAAACCAGAATACTGGGTCACCGATACCAGCAAGAGGTCCCATCATACCGATTTTAACCCCTTGGATAGCAGCGTCGTCGATTTCAACACCGTTCGCACGTTCTTCTTCAAGTGCAAGAGTAACCCCCATGATTGGAGCTGCTACGTATGGGTGAGTGTTGAAGAACTCAAGGTGGCGCTCAAGAGCAGCCGCTTGGTCTTCTTTAGTAGTGTACAATTTTTTGATAGCTGGGATCAATGAATAAGCCCAACCCAAGTTTTGCATACGCTCGTAGTTCCAAGAACCTTGAAGGAATTGTGAACGCCACCAAACTTTTTTACGATCTGATTTTGATAATTGAAGTTTTTCAGTCATGATTGTTCCCCTTTCTAGTAGTCTTCTAGGATATCACCGATTGGGTCGTTAGAAGTCGCAGCTCCTCCGCCACCATTACCACCTTGTTTTGAAAGGTTAAGGTAGATGAAGGCAAGGGCAACACCGACTACACCAAGGGCAATCAAAGTCAATTGAGAAATGGCAGCAAAAGCAAAACCGATTGCGAAGAATGGCCATACTTCACGAGTTGCCATCATGTTGATAACCATAGCGTAACCAACGGCAACGACCATAGCACCACCGACAGCCATACCACCGTTCAACCAGTCTGGCATCAATTTAAGAGCATCTTGAACGGCAGAAGCAGGGATAGCAATAAGGAAGGCTGCAGGGATAGCAATACGAAGACCTTGAAGAAGAAGTGCGATAAAGTGAGCACGTTCAACAGCCGCAATATTTCCTTCTTTAGCGGCAGCATCTGCAGTGTGAACCAAACCAACTGAGATTGTACGAACAATCATAGTCAAGAAAAGTCCAGCTACGGCAAGAGGGATAGCTGTTGCTGTTGCAACGGCGATACCTTCAGTAGTAAAGTTACCACCTTTGATCAAGATGATTGCTGCGGCAACAGATGCAAGAGCAGCGTCAGGAGCTACGGCAGCTCCGATGTTTGCCCAACCAAGGGCGATCATTTGAAGTGATCCACCAAGCATAACGCCTGCTTCGAGGTTACCAGTTGCAAGTCCGATAAGGGTACATGCGACGATTGGTTGATGGAATTGGAATTGGTCGAGGATACCTTCAAGACCTGCAAGGAAGGCAACAACTACAACCAAGACAGCAGAAATAATTGAAATATCTGACATGGTTTTATTCCTTTTCTATTTAATGATAATAAAGTGAAAAATTTTCTTAGAATTCTTCTATAGTTTGATATTTGTTATTGAACGTTGGCTTTGCTAATCAAGTCAAACAAATCTTTTTTAGTGTCGTTTGGTACTTTACGTACGTCAAATTCAACACCGAGGTCACGCATTTTTTCAAATGTAGCAACGTCATCTTTGTCCATAGACAAAACGTTGTTGACCATTGTTTTACCTGTTGAGTGAGCCATTGATCCTACGTTAAGGGTCTTGATTGGCACGCCACCTTCGATTGCACGAAGAGCATCTTGAGGTGTTTCAAACAAGATAAGGGCATGTGTTTCTCCAAATCGTGGGTCTTTTGCAACCTCGATCAATTTTTGAATTGGAACAACATTAGCTCTGACATTATTTGGAGCAGCTTGTTTAATCAATTCTTTACGAAGATCGTCGTTTGCTACGTTATCTGAAGCAACGATGATACGGTCTGCTTTTGAATCTGGAGTCCAAGCAGTTGCAACCTGACCGTGAAGTAGACGAGTGTCTAGGCGAGCAAGGTTGATTTTGAGTTTTCCATCTCCGATAACAGTTCCTTCTGGGATAGCAGCTTGGGCAACTGGAGCAGCTGCAGCGCTTGCTACTTCCTCAACTGGGTTTAGCTCTTCTGGAAGAGCCTTGATGCCATCTTTGGCTTCTTTAATGATATTCGCAGCGACTTTTTCTACACCTGCAGCAGCGTCCATAAGGCGCTCTGTATAGGCTTGAATTAACATCGGTAAGTTAAGTCCTGTGATGATGGCAAACTTACGCTCAGGATTTTCCCCCATCACGCGGCTAGCTTGGTTAAATGGAGATCCACTCCAAAGGTCAGCCAAAACTAGAACCTCATCTTCTGCGTCAAATGCAGCAACAGCGTTATTAAACTTAGCGTATAGATCATCAGGACCTTCATTTGGCATAAAGGTTACAACTTGAACCTTTTCTTGTTCACCAAAGATCATAGATCCTGACTGATGAATACCCGCAGCAAATTCGCCGTGGCTCGCAATAATGATTCCGATACTCATTATTGTCATTCCTCCTTTTTTGTTTTAGTTTTCGTTTAAGAAAACTTTAAGACTGTTTAAGTATAAACCGTTTTCATATAAAAAGCAACTATTTGATATAAAATATTCAAGAAAACATTTAAATAGTGTATTTAATAATATTGATATAATAAGGTTTTAAGAAGACATAGTAATTTTTTATATTAAAATTTAATATAAAAAAGTTGGAAGCGTATTCCAACTTTTAAAATAGGTTTCTATTAGATTAGTGGGTGAAGTCGAGTACCATACGTCCTTGAATTTGACCTTTTTCCATTTCGTCGAAAATGGCTACGGCATCTTCGACTGGACGTTTTTGGACAACTGGAACTACCAAACCTTCTGCGCCGAATTGGAAGGCTTCTTCCAAGTCTTTACGAGTTCCAACAAGAGAACCGATGACTTGGATTCCATCTAGAACGGTTTTCACGATGCTGAGTTCCATCATTTCAGAAGGAAGGCCAACAGCGACGACGCGACCACCAGCACGAACGGAGTCAACAGCCTGGTTGAAGGCAACTTTAGATACAGCTGTTACGACGGCTGAATGAGCTCCACCATCAGTTTTTTCCTTGATGAGTCCAGGTACATCTTCAACTTCGAGGCCGTTAATAACAATGTCCGCACCTACTTCTTTTGCAAGGGCAAGTTTGTCGTTGTTGATATCAACTGCGATGACATGAGCATTGAATACTTTTTTAGCGTATTGAACAGCGAGGTTACCAAGTCCACCTGCACCGTAAAGAACAACCCATTGGCCTGGTTCGACTTTGGCTTCTTTAATCGCTTTATAGGTTGTTACCCCAGCACATGTAATAGAAGAAGCTTGGGCTGGATCAAGTCCGTCAGGAACTTTAACAGCATAGTCTGCAGTTACGATACATTGTTCAGCCATACCACCGTCTACTGAGTAGCCAGCATTTTTTACTGTACGGCAAAGGGTTTCTCGGCCAGTTGTACAGTATTCGCAAGTACCACATCCTTCGAAGAACCAAGCAACGCTGACGCGGTCACCGATTTTAAGGCTTTTCACATCTGGGGCAATTTCTTTAACGATACCAACACCTTCGTGGCCAAGAACACGTCCTGGTACTTGACCAAAGTCACCATGAGCAACGTGGAGGTCGGTGTGGCAAACGCCACAGTATTCAATTTCTACAAGTGCTTCCCCAGTTTCAAGTGGGCGGAGTACTTTTTCTTCAACAGCAACACCAGTGCTTTCTGGATTTACAACAACAGCTTTCATAGCTATCCTCCTTTATATTGACCAAGAACAGGGACAACGGGACTGGATTGATTTTTTGTCAACAGAGTCGAGTGTAACGAGCTCTCTTGGATTTATATGTGAAGTATATCACAAAAGAAAGCCTTTTCCAAGGTTTTGGAGGCAAAAAGTAGAACAATCGATTAACTGGTTGATGAGACTGTGAAAAGAACACAAAGACCAGCTTGCAAGCTGGTCATACTCTTCGAAAATCAAATTCAAACCACGTCAGCTTCGCCTTGCCGTATATATTGTTACTGACTTCGTCAGTTTCATCTACAACCTCAAAACAGTGTTTTGAGCTGACTTCGTCAGTTTCATCTACAACCTCAAAGCAGTGCTTTGAGCAACCTACGGCTAGCTTCCTAGTTTGCTCTTTGATTTTCATTGAGTATCAGTATAGGTTATAAGAATAAATCTTGCAGGGTTTTGGCAACCCCATCTTGGTCATTTGTCAAGGAAATTTGCTCATCTGCATAAGGGAGTAGCTCTGGGTTGGCATTTTTCATGGCATAGCCCATTCCAGCAAAAGCGAGCATTTCGGTATCGTTGTGCTCATCTCCAAAGGCAATCAAATCTTTTTTGTCACGGTTCATTACCTTGAGCAAGTAGTCCAAAGCGAAGGCCTTATTGACTCCTTTGGGTGTACACTCAAGGATATTGAGCGGACCTCCCCAGGTATTGATAGACAGTTGATGCTGGTAGAAGGCGTTCATTTCTTTTGCCAAGGCATACTTGTCGCTGGCTCTGGTCTGCAAGAGAATACAGTTAGGGTTCTTGGTCACCAATTCAGGCTGAAATTGATTTTCAGGCTGGAAAGCTTCTACGCCAAATAGTTTGGGATTGGCAATTTCTTCATTAGGATTTGTAATGTAGAATTTTTTACGGTATTCTCCAGCGATAAAATCTGCTTGAATGTCCTCTGAACGTCGAACCATGTCTAGCAGATATTTTTTGTCTACAGTTAAACACTTTTCAAAGTCCCAAACTTGATCTGGTAAATGAGTAAGGGAGCCGTTGAAATTAATCATAGGAGTGTCTAAGCTAAGTTCACGGTAGAAATCTTTTGACATTCGGTAAGGGCGACCGGTCGTAATAA
This portion of the Streptococcus mitis B6 genome encodes:
- a CDS encoding Cof-type HAD-IIB family hydrolase codes for the protein MTKKIIAVDLDGTLLNSDSQISDFTKETIKKVAEKGHQIIITTGRPYRMSKDFYRELSLDTPMINFNGSLTHLPDQVWDFEKCLTVDKKYLLDMVRRSEDIQADFIAGEYRKKFYITNPNEEIANPKLFGVEAFQPENQFQPELVTKNPNCILLQTRASDKYALAKEMNAFYQHQLSINTWGGPLNILECTPKGVNKAFALDYLLKVMNRDKKDLIAFGDEHNDTEMLAFAGMGYAMKNANPELLPYADEQISLTNDQDGVAKTLQDLFL